A region from the Stygiolobus caldivivus genome encodes:
- a CDS encoding B12-binding domain-containing radical SAM protein → MSFLEEKFDFIITTDRCLMTNHHGKEFLGFLGTGPAIGIPEKAWKWLACPKMKTDELGRPREAPYGMRKIEAALIDAGFKAAIIDPDHLHKYLPDAKALMLSHHDYFAFGPPSSTWWGITKKEPVNYKSFQELIHKPEIKEAKQKGMKIIAGGPSVWQWLWKTDMIEEIGVDTLVDGEADTYIVKLAEKIMNNEPLPKYVYIGADEAPSVDQIPEIKGASVNGLIEIMRGCARSCRFCSVTLRPTRYYPLEKIERELQVNVKNGVKHGVVHSDDVLFYGAVGIYPRPEPLIKLHKLVKKYYKSIAWSHASLAAIRYSEEKYGLISKLTEIIYEDGNQNYLGVEVGIETGSSRLAKEIMPAKSAPYKVDEYPETVEEAFKIMHEHNIVPAGTMIVGLPEETEDDVYKTIELVDNLRPYRSILVPMFFVPMGYFKNKDWFTQVKLNDAHIELYKKVFWHDVYWAEDILNRFYLKSPIYMPVRLTLKLFLRVAKSQMKKVEAQLEGYLRK, encoded by the coding sequence GTGAGTTTTTTGGAAGAGAAATTTGACTTTATTATAACTACCGACAGATGCCTAATGACCAACCATCATGGTAAAGAGTTCTTAGGGTTCTTAGGTACAGGGCCTGCCATAGGGATCCCTGAGAAAGCATGGAAATGGTTAGCGTGCCCTAAGATGAAAACAGATGAACTAGGCAGGCCACGAGAAGCACCTTATGGGATGAGAAAAATAGAAGCAGCCTTAATAGATGCTGGATTTAAAGCAGCTATAATTGACCCCGATCATTTACACAAATATTTACCCGATGCAAAAGCTCTAATGCTTTCTCACCATGACTATTTCGCATTTGGCCCGCCTTCTTCTACGTGGTGGGGTATAACTAAAAAAGAACCAGTAAATTACAAGAGTTTCCAAGAACTCATACATAAACCTGAGATAAAAGAAGCTAAACAAAAAGGAATGAAAATTATAGCCGGAGGACCGTCAGTATGGCAGTGGTTGTGGAAAACAGACATGATAGAAGAAATCGGGGTAGATACCTTAGTTGATGGCGAAGCAGATACGTATATAGTAAAACTAGCAGAAAAAATAATGAACAATGAACCACTACCTAAATACGTATATATAGGTGCTGACGAGGCACCGTCAGTTGACCAAATACCGGAAATCAAAGGGGCCAGCGTAAACGGCCTCATCGAGATAATGAGGGGTTGCGCTAGGTCTTGCAGGTTTTGCTCCGTTACACTAAGACCGACTAGGTATTATCCTTTAGAAAAAATAGAGAGAGAGCTGCAAGTTAATGTCAAGAACGGAGTAAAACACGGAGTTGTACATAGTGATGACGTACTATTTTACGGTGCAGTAGGAATATACCCAAGGCCAGAACCCCTTATAAAACTCCATAAGCTTGTAAAGAAATACTATAAAAGTATAGCGTGGAGCCACGCTAGCCTAGCAGCTATACGCTATTCTGAAGAAAAATATGGCCTAATATCAAAACTCACAGAAATCATATACGAAGACGGAAACCAGAATTACTTGGGTGTTGAAGTAGGTATTGAAACCGGTTCCTCTAGATTGGCTAAGGAGATAATGCCCGCAAAGTCAGCACCATATAAGGTGGACGAGTACCCTGAGACAGTTGAAGAAGCCTTCAAAATAATGCATGAGCATAATATAGTCCCAGCTGGAACTATGATAGTAGGTCTCCCAGAAGAGACTGAAGACGACGTTTATAAGACTATTGAATTGGTCGATAACCTAAGGCCTTACAGGAGTATTTTAGTACCTATGTTCTTTGTACCTATGGGGTATTTTAAGAACAAGGACTGGTTCACCCAAGTTAAGCTAAACGATGCTCATATAGAGCTTTACAAGAAAGTGTTCTGGCACGACGTGTATTGGGCTGAGGACATACTCAACAGGTTTTACCTCAAATCACCGATATATATGCCTGTTAGGTTAACGCTTAAGCTTTTCCTGAGAGTTGCGAAGAGCCAGATGAAAAAAGTAGAAGCACAGTTAGAGGGCTATCTCAGAAAGTGA
- a CDS encoding HIT family protein: MDSCVFCKIVKGELKSQKVYEDENVIAFLDINPIHKGHTLVISKKHYDNIYEIPEEELEKLIVVVKKVAIAIKKLGADGVNIVQNNDEAAGQRVFHIHFHVVPRYHGDKIKIDTIEDRTRYKDEAEMRDYAEKIRRFLV, translated from the coding sequence ATGGACTCTTGTGTATTCTGTAAAATAGTAAAAGGCGAATTGAAATCGCAGAAAGTTTATGAAGATGAAAATGTGATTGCATTTCTAGATATAAACCCGATTCATAAAGGTCATACACTAGTTATAAGTAAGAAACATTATGATAATATCTATGAAATCCCTGAGGAAGAGTTAGAAAAACTAATAGTGGTGGTGAAAAAAGTTGCAATTGCAATAAAAAAATTAGGGGCAGACGGAGTTAATATAGTCCAAAATAACGATGAAGCCGCAGGTCAACGTGTTTTTCATATACATTTTCATGTAGTCCCGCGGTATCACGGTGATAAGATTAAGATCGACACAATAGAAGATAGGACCAGATATAAGGACGAAGCTGAGATGAGAGACTATGCGGAGAAGATTAGGAGATTCCTAGTTTAA
- a CDS encoding RPA12/RPB9/RPC11 RNA polymerase family protein gives MQFCPKCGGVLVPTKKDGKEVLKCNKCGYEKELSEKAKKEYSVKEKIDKNNKVLTTSLVSDKGERKLEEDQLEQEREEYYKEIGLELLREEFEESEESEEE, from the coding sequence ATGCAGTTCTGTCCTAAATGTGGTGGAGTACTAGTACCGACCAAGAAGGATGGTAAGGAGGTATTAAAATGCAACAAATGCGGATACGAAAAGGAGCTAAGCGAGAAAGCTAAGAAGGAATATAGTGTAAAAGAGAAGATAGATAAAAACAATAAAGTACTTACAACATCACTTGTAAGCGATAAAGGGGAAAGGAAACTTGAAGAGGATCAACTAGAGCAAGAAAGAGAAGAATATTATAAGGAAATAGGGCTAGAACTGCTTAGGGAGGAATTTGAAGAGAGTGAAGAATCAGAAGAGGAGTAG